gtccAGGACACACCTGGAAGTCTGTTCCTCGTGCACAGAGACAGGTGTAGAGGGGGTTGGGAGCAGTGTGCTGGCAGGAGCGTGCAGGCTCTCAGAAGGGCATTGGGTTAGAGTGAGAGGGTGAATGGAGCAGGGGAATAGATTGGGTTGCAGCATGGCACCAAGGGCCCCTGAAAAGGGGGCCCATCACTGAAAGACCCCgttcccctgcccccccaccccagcacagtTGTGTGTGTGTCCCTCAGCATCAGTGGCCAGTCCAGATTCAGGACTTTCTCAGATCCATAAGATAGGGAGAGAGGGGTGCTGCTGCTGGGTAGAATTGGGACTCCACTATTGGATTCTAGATGCTGGGCTTCAGGCCCTTCATGATCATCGTCCCACCCCCAGGCTGGAGTGGCTGTGGTTTTATGTCCTCTTGCTCCCCTCTGAACAAGGCTTCGTATATATAAGTAAATTTCTCCAGTCACTGGTTACTCTCATCACCTTTTGCATCAAAGGTagaatgcttgtttctttccctAAGAAAAGAGCTTCTGACTCAGACATAATTTCTTCAGTAATATATCCTGTAGGCCAGAGCAGCAACACGAACACGAATTTACCACCTTCTataagagaaacatttttttttttttttaaagattttattgctttatttgacagagcacaaacaggcggagcggcagggagagggagaagcaggccgcccagctgagcaaggagcccgatgtggggctttatcccaagacctcaggatcgtgacctgagcctaaagcagacgctcaactgactgagccacccaggcgcccctctaagagAAACTTTTGAGGAAATAGGCCCTGAATCATCTAGTTAGTGATATGTTattccaaaaaatgttttttcttcatgtttttgttaGTTGATCCAATAGGTAATGTAAACACTTAGTAAATTTGGAAAGcttaaacaaatattttgggTATGGTGATggtaaaatgtatacatttctgaatttcagaaaagTTGGAGAAGATTAGGGATCATGAACGAAAGGAAGAAACTTTTACCCCTATGCCTAGCCCTTACTACATGGAACTTACCAAACTCCTGTTAAATCAGTAAGTATTCTCCTTAGAGCCACCTGTAAGGCGGAACTCCTGATTCTCGTCCTTCactctgtccttcctttcttgtTCCACATTCGGCTCTGAGGTGAGGCGAGTACCCCTGGCCACCCACTTCCCTGGGTCAGTGCCTGGGAGGCATTTGTGGCACACACTCTTTTGCCTGGGCTTTCCCATTTGTCCTTTACttttcccacccctccctctcctaaGGAGACCCTTGCTGCTTTATCACTTGACATGGAACCCCGTGAGTCTCCATTATCCTCTCTagcctttttctttattttttttttttaagatttttatttacctattagagaaagaaagccaacaagaggacgggcagagggagaagcaggctccccactgagcagggagccctatgtgggactcaattccagaactctgcgatcatgacctgagctgaaggcagacactcaaccgactgagccacccagggctccCTCTCTAGCCTTTTTCTTAATTGTGGCTGTGTTTTACTGGTAAAGCTTTACCCCTTTGTCTTCCACTATGTGCATTTAAGTTCCTGCATGTCTTTCATAGGAAAGGCCAGAGGGCTAGCACTTGCTCTGAACCCTAGCTGTAATGAAAACCCACTGGTGGCAAAAAGTGTGGTGGTGTAGCTTCTGGTTCCCGTATGTTCAGTTCTGGCTTCCCACTGGCTTTTAATTCATTCTCTACGTTGTAGCCAGAGTGGACTTTTAAAGATGGAGCTGCCATGTGACACCCCTGTTCCTTGGAGCCTGTCCAGGGTTTAGGCTAAAGTCCTCATGATGGCATGCAAAGCACTGCCTAGCTGGGCTCCTTTGTGGCTCCTATAGTTTTTCTCTCTGATTCCCTGGGTTCCAGGCTCACATTGGCCTCTTTACTTCCTTCCACATACCAAGGTCCTCAGGGCTTTCATATACTGTTTCTTCTGTTCAGTAGGTCCATCTATTATCCGTTCTCTCCTTTGGCTTAGCCTAATTGGTGCTGTCTCACAGGTTAAGGATGCCTGTCCTCTTGGCAGCTCTGTAGTCCCCATGTTATTTGTCAGCTATAATCTTCTAATCACTAGTCAGGCTgtgccctcccagccccactccaGTTCTAAAGGGCAGggactggggcccctgggtggccagttggttaagtgtctgactcttgattttgatgcaggtcatgatctcagggttgtgagattgagccctgtgtcaggctccacgctgggcatgaagcctgcttgagagtctctatCCGCCTCCAtctgtgcatgcatgtgctctcttcctctaaaaaaataaaagtaaaaaaggtcAGGGACTGCATCTTGTTTGCACTAGTATGATGCCTGGTGCAAacgtgtttgttgaatgaatgaatgaaatcagcAGAGGGGGCCAAGCAAGTGTAGATGATTTTGCTTATTAGACAGTAATTTGCAAAATGTCAAGCTTTTTAAGCCCTGagcatgttctctttttttcttttttcttttttttttaagtaggctccatgcccagcatggagcccaatgaggggttTGAACTCGTGACCTcaatcaagacctgagtggaggggtgcctgggtggctcagtcgttaagcgtctgccttcggctcagggcgtgatcctggcgttctgggatcgagccccacatcaggctcctttgctgagagcctgcttcttcctctcccactccccctgcctgtgttccctctctcgccggctgtctctctcgctgtcaaataaataaataaaatcttaaaaaaaaaaaaaaaaaaaagaaccagaccTGAGCGGAGACCCAAGTTGGTCACTTagctgactcagccacccaggtgccccctgggctCCTTTTCATTGATGGAAACAAGAGCAGAGCTAGAACAAAAATTGGGATGGTCCCTATTGTCTGCTCTAGAGCAAGAGCCCCCACTGAATGACACTATTGAATTCAAGTGAAAATTTGGGGTATGTAACATGGATTTGCCCTTAAATTGATATGAGACTGTAGTTTACGCCAGACTAAGCATTCCACTAGATAATGGAAGTAGTCACATGGGCGTGAGCGCCACTCTGTCTGGGAGCAGTGTGGGCCTGTAAACCAGTAGTCCCACACTGCAGCATGATTAGTCCCGTTCAGACCGTAATGGGATGCAGCCCTAATGCCTGGTGGTGTCAGAGAAGGGGTCCCTGGCttgaagaaggagggaaaatgtACTAGGGAAGAGGACACTGTAGGTAGAAGGCAGGGACATGTGAACGGGCACGGAATGTTTGGGGAAGCAGAGTTGTTGGGGTTGGTGTAGACTAGGTGGAGAGTCGGGGAGCTGAGGCTGTTATTCTGTGGCTGCAGTGTCCTAGGGAGGGTGTTGGGCAGGGGTGTGTCATCTGATGAATCGGAGAGCCTTCTGAGGCAGTGGGCAGGGGGGACTTGGAAGGGAGAATATGGAAGCAGAGGTGAGCCCCCGGTTCACCTTTAGTTGTTGAAGTTCAGGATCTTATGTATGCAGTTTCTGTTGAAACTTCGGCTTTTTGATTCTTTGTAATTAATTTGGCCAAGGAACCTAGTTTTACCTCTGTTCCGCACTTCAGTTAACAAATTGATGGGGTCCTTTGTTCTTTAACCTGTCTGTCAGTGCATAAGATCCTAATGTTTGGGTCTTACATACAATCTGCtatgtaagttttattttattttttttttaaagattttatttatttattcgacagagatagagacagccagcgagagagggaacacaagcaggggaagtgggagaggaagcaggctcctagcggaggagcccgatgtggggctcgatcccataacgccatgatcacgccctgagccgaaggcagacgcttaactgctatgccacccaggcgcccccgctatGTAAATTTTATACCACTGATTCCCTGCTACTAATCACAAGCTACTTTCAGCATATGGAGAGGCCACTTCAGCTTTCCTAGCATGCCTGGTGATGGACAGTGTTAGCTTCTGCTTTCatcttcttctttgtcttttccttcaaaGATTAGTTTAAAATGTAGCTCACAACAAGcagcacctgaatggctcagtcggttaagcgtccgactcttgatttcagctcaggtcttgacctcagggttgtgagttcaagctctgcattgggctccacactgggtgtggagcctacttaaaaaaaaaaaaaaaaaaaaagagtaggatgGTCTAAAAGGATCCAAGATCCAAAATGTAGCTCACAACAGGAAGGCTGTCACTGACCCTTGCTGACTCCTGTTCAAACTTTTACCCAGAATTTGCCGTGTATTGGTATGGCTCGGTTTATGCTAATCTGCAATTTAGTCTGTGGTTTCTGTAACTGTACTTGtgttttctctgattttctctctGGAGTGGGATAGCACCTAGTCTTCAGAGCTTTGGGAGGATAGAAATGCTTTgtagtgcctggcatagagcCGTTGTCTTCTTTCCCTGGTGGGTTGTAAGCCCTTGGATAAATGCTGTGGTATGAGCAATAGCAGTCATGACCTCTGACCCAGCCCTTGAAACAAATTCATTCAAGATGGAAATTCTACAGCACAGAACACTCAGTTACCCTGCAATGGAGGATGTCCAACTTAGAGCTTATTCTCTGAAGTCCTTGTACTGCAGCCTGCCATGGAACAGCTACGTGAGCACGAATAGAACTGTGTGGATCatggctgaatttttttttttttttaaagattttatttattagcgaGAGCCACAGATatagcgagagagcacaagtggggaggagagggagaagcacactgccagctgagcagggagcctgatgaggggctctgtcccagggccctgggatcatgacctgagccaaaggcagatatccaactgatggagccacccaggcatccccatggCTGAATTTTCTTGGCACCAAGCTTAACTGCTAGAAATTTGTAcatcttaaaattgaaaacaaaggaaaacacattttgcTTGTGTTTTCCTGAAGCCAagcagcaattttttaaaagccacttccacctgggggggggggtgggcgacTGCCGGGCTCAGTCCaaggaacatgcaactcttgatctcagagtcttgagtcTGAGCTCCACGTTccgtgtggaacctacttaaaaagtAATATAGGCCACTTCCACCTGGATGTTGCTTTAGTTTACCGAGTGCTTCCTTATGTGATTCCCCCTCGCCTTGCTGCTTTTAGTGCTTCAGACAATATCCCGAAAGCAGATGAGATCCGGACCCTGATCAAGGATGTGTGGGACACTCGCATAGCCAAACTGCGGGTGTCTGCTGACAGCTTTGTGAGACAGCAGGAGGCACATGCCAAGGTAGGTGCATGCAGGGCAGGGGCACAGGGGCCCTTCCCATGGCACCTGCCTCTCCTCGTATGCCCACGAAGGCCTGTGGCTGCCTGCTGGTGCCAACGAATTGCCCCCAGTATCCTGTCTGCTTGGATTATTCCAAGCAGGGTTTACTAgctgtgcccttttttttttttttttaaagattttatttatttatccgacagagatagaaacagccagcgagagagggaacacaagcagggggagtgggagaggaaaaagcaggctcccagcagaggtgCCTGataggggctcgatcccataacgctgggatcatgccctgagccgaaggcagacgcttaaccactgggCCACTCAAgcgccccaccttttttttttttttttttttttaaatattattcattggttacttattttttattcagtagATTTTACATTTTCTCAAATCGAACATACCTCACCAACCCAGttggttttctcttgtttttagcTGGATAACCTGACCTTGATGGAAATCAACACCAGCGGGGCTTTCCTCACACAAGCACTCAACCACATGTACAAACTCCGTACAAACCTGCAACCTTCTGAAAGCATCCAGTCTCAAGACTTCTAGAGAAAGATCTGAACTTATAAAGGCCTTGCATCTACTGGCCAGAGGCTTGCCAGGTGGTGTGTGAGTGCTCGAGACATGACTGAGGTACTATTATCTCTGGAGTTCTAGAACCCCTTTTGAATGTATGAAAAACTGTAATGAAACAAGGAATGGGTTCATAACATTGTTGGAAAGCAACAGGTTTGTGCTTAGTCCTCGAGACATTCTTTAATTCCACATCTGTCTTTAGGAGCCGGCTGTTCTCTTTATGGGGAAAGGAAGCAGCCTTGGCACAACAAGTGATTTTCCCCAGCACAGCCCGTGGTCTCCTGCTCTGCATTGTCACGGGCATGAACACATGTGACATTAAATGTTGTGTTAAGATCAATACAGCAGTGGCGGTGTGGCCTGgggcttttttcctttcttgagcCTGATCTCTTGGGCTAAATTTAGACTCTTGTTCACATAGAGAAGGATGGCAGATGAGTGACAATGTTGATCACAGTTCGCCATCTAAACCCAATAAAGACGGACTCCACCCAGATCTTGCGTTGGGTTTTTTCCCTGCGTTACTACCAAGTGAAGGGAGCAAATCGTGTGGCCAAAATGGTCTGACCATATGGAGATGTGTGGCAGGAAAGGGTGATCTTTAGACTGACCTTCTGGGTGTCTCTCGTTCTCTTGGCTACTTCTGGTTAAGTGTAGCAGGTTTTTATCAAGAGGAAAGGTGGGGAACTCCCTTGGCTGCTTCACGCTCAGCCACCATCATGAATGACAGAATAACTGTCAGATGAGGAAGTTCATGACCAACTGGACTCCTTCAGTGGAAACAGATGGTCATTGATGTTCTTCACCCCAGGAAGGCAATAGTAGCTAAGAATTCAGGAGAAACTAAGCACAATGTACAGGACCACACTAGATGTCATCTTTGTATTTGGATTAAAAACCCATTTTGGTGGTGGCAAGACAACTGGCATGATCTAGGATTCCTTGGATTATGCAAGAGAAAATAGACTCAAACATTGACATGCAAACACAGCCTGTATGAGAAGAGAAAGACCCCAGGAAAACAGCAAAAAGGAACACCAGGGCAGAACGAAGGAAGTCAGGGGGACTGTGGAAGACAAGGATGGTGTTGGCGAACAGCTAGAAATTGGATGACAGGAGTACGGATTCTGCAGTGACTTTATCTCTGCCGATTGTGCATTGTGCAG
This genomic window from Ursus arctos isolate Adak ecotype North America unplaced genomic scaffold, UrsArc2.0 scaffold_19, whole genome shotgun sequence contains:
- the GINS2 gene encoding DNA replication complex GINS protein PSF2 codes for the protein MDAAEVEFLAEKELVTIIPNFSLDKIYLIGGDLGPFNPGLPVEVPLWLAINLKQRQKCRLIPPEWMDVEKLEKIRDHERKEETFTPMPSPYYMELTKLLLNHASDNIPKADEIRTLIKDVWDTRIAKLRVSADSFVRQQEAHAKLDNLTLMEINTSGAFLTQALNHMYKLRTNLQPSESIQSQDF